The Clostridia bacterium genome contains a region encoding:
- a CDS encoding NUDIX hydrolase, with protein MVGEEKTLESTRVFSGRVIGVRVDRVRLPDGRESTREVVEHRGAVVIAALNDRQEVMLVRQFRKPVEAVLWELPAGTLEEGEEPLACARRELKEETGLEAEEWVPVTQFYSSPGFCNERLHLFWAGRLRQGKAATDADENLTGHWVPLEEALEMARRGEIADAKTLVGLLSLRYWRR; from the coding sequence ATGGTGGGAGAGGAGAAGACGCTGGAGAGCACGAGGGTCTTTTCCGGCAGGGTGATCGGCGTACGCGTGGACCGGGTGCGGCTGCCTGACGGAAGGGAGAGCACCCGAGAGGTGGTGGAGCACCGGGGGGCGGTGGTCATCGCCGCCCTGAACGACCGGCAGGAGGTCATGCTGGTCCGCCAGTTCCGGAAGCCGGTGGAGGCGGTGCTGTGGGAGTTGCCGGCCGGAACCCTGGAAGAGGGAGAAGAGCCGCTGGCCTGCGCCCGGCGGGAACTGAAGGAGGAAACCGGCCTCGAGGCCGAGGAGTGGGTGCCGGTAACGCAATTCTACTCCAGCCCGGGCTTCTGCAACGAGAGGCTGCATCTCTTCTGGGCCGGCCGCCTGCGTCAGGGTAAGGCGGCCACCGACGCCGACGAGAATCTCACCGGCCATTGGGTGCCTCTGGAGGAGGCCCTGGAAATGGCCCGGCGCGGCGAGATCGCCGATGCCAAGACCCTGGTGGGACTTCTTTCCCTGAGATACTGGCGCCGGTAA